From the Patescibacteria group bacterium genome, one window contains:
- a CDS encoding winged helix-turn-helix transcriptional regulator, whose amino-acid sequence MLKEKELQKVQKSFTEAKDRMAFIFEALGDSTRLKIFRLLCQKKGLCVTDVANVCGISVPAASYQLKILEIVGLVQREREGKMVCYELREEDPMVKNIMMIIK is encoded by the coding sequence ATGCTCAAAGAAAAGGAATTACAGAAAGTACAAAAATCCTTTACTGAGGCCAAAGACCGCATGGCCTTTATATTTGAGGCACTGGGAGATTCAACTCGCTTAAAAATCTTTCGGTTGCTTTGTCAAAAGAAAGGATTGTGCGTGACGGATGTTGCGAATGTATGCGGGATATCGGTTCCCGCCGCCTCCTACCAGCTAAAGATTCTTGAGATTGTGGGGTTAGTACAGCGAGAACGGGAAGGGAAGATGGTTTGTTATGAGCTGCGAGAGGAAGACCCCATGGTGAAAAATATTATGATGATTATTAAATAA
- a CDS encoding glutaredoxin family protein, translated as MADVTIYTTPTCVYCRAAKEFFKENNVEYEEKNVAEDEQARDAMVEKSGQLGVPVIDVKGNIVVGFDEKKLSELLGVK; from the coding sequence ATGGCAGATGTAACCATTTACACTACTCCAACGTGCGTATACTGCAGGGCAGCAAAGGAGTTCTTCAAGGAGAACAATGTTGAGTATGAAGAAAAGAATGTTGCCGAAGACGAGCAGGCCAGAGATGCCATGGTAGAGAAGTCAGGTCAGCTTGGCGTTCCCGTCATTGATGTGAAAGGGAATATTGTTGTTGGCTTTGACGAAAAGAAGCTCTCAGAACTTTTAGGAGTCAAATAA
- a CDS encoding DUF3179 domain-containing protein, protein MKRGIIILLLLAAGVILGTVLLRQQSSSFDLPKGGDTVVETITVEDVDQKTMVEKEIFVTDGVRHSVPLEEILSGGPPKDGIPSIDNPKFISSKEADAWLKDEEPGIAFSQGDTHRFYPYQIIVWHEIVNDTIEGERVLVTYCPLCLTGFVLDPVVQGERVEFGTSGKLWKSNLVMYDRKTDSLWSQVLAEAIVGEMTGTKLAILPSDQMRYGNWKKKFPQGEVLSQDTGARRFYGQNPYGDYFTATGLALSLANPKDTRLSNDAFVFGIVINGKAKAYSTESVKQQGTVEDSFEGTDLVLRHDTELDVVRMYKKGPGGEEERINPISGFWFSWAAAHPDTELYK, encoded by the coding sequence ATGAAGCGTGGCATTATCATTCTTTTACTGCTGGCTGCCGGCGTAATCCTGGGAACAGTTCTTCTGCGCCAGCAATCCTCTTCTTTTGACTTGCCAAAGGGAGGAGATACCGTCGTTGAAACTATAACGGTGGAAGATGTTGACCAGAAAACCATGGTAGAAAAAGAGATTTTCGTAACCGACGGGGTAAGGCACAGCGTACCCTTAGAGGAGATTTTGAGCGGGGGGCCACCTAAAGACGGCATTCCTTCTATTGATAACCCAAAGTTTATCTCTTCAAAAGAAGCAGATGCTTGGTTGAAAGATGAGGAACCTGGCATTGCATTTTCTCAAGGAGACACGCATCGCTTTTACCCCTACCAGATTATTGTGTGGCATGAGATTGTGAACGATACCATAGAAGGGGAAAGGGTTTTAGTAACCTATTGTCCTCTCTGCCTTACAGGTTTTGTGCTTGATCCCGTGGTACAAGGAGAACGGGTGGAGTTTGGAACATCGGGGAAATTATGGAAGTCTAATCTTGTAATGTATGATAGAAAGACAGACAGCTTGTGGTCTCAGGTGTTGGCTGAAGCCATTGTGGGTGAAATGACAGGAACGAAACTTGCTATCCTTCCCTCAGATCAGATGCGGTACGGCAACTGGAAAAAGAAATTTCCCCAGGGAGAAGTTCTTTCTCAAGACACGGGCGCGCGCAGATTCTACGGACAAAACCCGTACGGCGACTACTTTACTGCAACAGGCCTTGCGCTTTCTTTGGCAAACCCAAAAGATACGAGACTCTCAAACGATGCATTTGTATTTGGAATCGTAATCAACGGAAAGGCAAAAGCGTATTCTACAGAGTCAGTAAAGCAACAGGGAACAGTGGAAGATTCTTTTGAAGGAACAGATCTTGTCCTGCGCCACGATACAGAACTTGATGTGGTGCGAATGTACAAAAAGGGCCCCGGAGGAGAGGAAGAACGAATAAACCCAATCAGTGGATTCTGGTTTTCCTGGGCTGCTGCTCATCCCGATACAGAGTTGTATAAGTGA
- a CDS encoding TlpA family protein disulfide reductase, with protein sequence MSKFVIFGIIVVVGIGGGILLLTQGGTPGEQQEVTSQGAGRELADLTLIDYEGNNVALTDFVGKPLVVNAWAVWCPFCVKELSEFSLLQKEFPEVVVIAIDRAESLNTAKSYTDDIGITQDLVFLLDPKDSFYKSIGGFSMPETLFVDKDGVIQDHKRGPMDLDEMKRRVEKIL encoded by the coding sequence ATGTCTAAGTTTGTTATTTTTGGCATCATCGTTGTAGTCGGTATTGGAGGGGGAATCCTGCTCTTGACACAGGGAGGAACTCCTGGAGAACAGCAGGAGGTTACGTCTCAGGGAGCTGGACGTGAGCTTGCCGATCTTACGCTCATTGACTACGAGGGAAACAACGTAGCGTTAACTGATTTTGTTGGCAAGCCTTTGGTGGTCAATGCCTGGGCTGTGTGGTGTCCTTTTTGCGTAAAAGAGCTCTCTGAGTTTTCTCTACTCCAAAAAGAGTTCCCCGAAGTGGTAGTTATTGCCATTGACCGGGCCGAATCCTTGAATACCGCAAAATCGTATACCGATGACATCGGCATCACCCAGGATTTGGTGTTCTTGCTCGACCCCAAAGATTCCTTCTACAAGTCCATTGGAGGATTTTCCATGCCCGAGACCTTGTTTGTTGATAAAGATGGTGTGATTCAAGACCACAAGCGAGGGCCAATGGATTTAGATGAGATGAAGCGTAGAGTGGAGAAGATATTATAA
- a CDS encoding sulfite exporter TauE/SafE family protein — MEPISLTFILAAFVAGIITFLAPCTLPLVPGYLSFISGSSVADLQDPTKAKKARLKIFLNGVFYVIGFSAVFILLGSLFGLGGAVFFQYRSLITRIGGVLIIFFGLFLLAPAITSLSKGKINLLHFPLFRFLVPERQMRVLGKLKPGTPFSSLMFGGTFAVGWTPCVGPILGAILTFAASSATVAKGAFLLFVFSLGLAVPFLLTALAIGWASKHFAKLGRYLNWVAIVGGVFLIILGIFMVTDSFVIWIAYVYNALQFLNYEEQLLDLL; from the coding sequence ATGGAACCCATCAGTCTCACCTTTATCCTCGCAGCCTTTGTTGCCGGCATCATTACTTTTTTAGCGCCCTGCACGTTACCTTTGGTGCCAGGGTATTTGAGCTTTATTAGCGGCTCTTCGGTTGCCGATTTACAAGACCCGACAAAGGCAAAAAAAGCACGGCTCAAGATTTTTCTGAACGGGGTCTTTTATGTGATAGGATTTAGTGCGGTGTTTATTCTGCTGGGAAGTTTGTTTGGTCTTGGGGGAGCAGTATTTTTCCAGTATCGTTCTCTCATAACCAGGATAGGGGGCGTGCTCATTATTTTCTTTGGGCTATTTCTCTTGGCTCCTGCAATTACCAGCTTGAGCAAAGGGAAAATCAATCTTCTTCATTTTCCGCTATTCCGTTTTCTGGTTCCAGAGCGCCAGATGCGGGTACTGGGAAAACTTAAACCAGGAACCCCATTCAGTTCTCTTATGTTTGGAGGTACGTTTGCGGTTGGGTGGACTCCTTGTGTTGGGCCGATTTTAGGGGCAATTCTAACGTTTGCTGCCTCTTCTGCCACGGTGGCGAAGGGCGCTTTTCTCCTGTTTGTGTTCTCTTTGGGACTGGCAGTGCCTTTTTTGCTTACCGCCCTTGCCATTGGTTGGGCTTCAAAGCATTTCGCCAAGCTGGGCAGATATCTCAACTGGGTAGCTATTGTGGGAGGAGTCTTTCTTATTATCCTTGGAATCTTTATGGTAACCGACAGTTTTGTCATTTGGATTGCATATGTGTATAATGCGCTGCAGTTTCTGAATTATGAAGAGCAGTTATTAGATCTCTTGTAA
- a CDS encoding Glu/Leu/Phe/Val dehydrogenase: MQQKHASSHGEYDQWGPEIVLKVYDPALHMTGFLVVDNTVLGPGKGGIRMTPNVTEEEIRRLARAMTFKNSLAELPFGGAKGGIVWPGGSDKLKKQYVQSFARAISLLTPKKYVAGPDVNTGDQEMQWFVEATGNWRSATGKPASLCMLVFGEGGSVEQCGIPHEFGSTGFGVAHSAKIASEFLGLDIRGLKVAIHGFGNVGSFTYSVLTDMGAKVVAIADARGAVHVESGFKKTQMRPLIQHKASIMEYKGGEKISSEEFWGLPVDILIPASVTDVIHKGNKDQIKAKIIVEGANIPMRENVEEELHKRGILIVPDIVANAGGVISSYAEFRGYNPKRMFDTVERKIKESTRKVLQKSLRTKENPRTVALKLAAARIDEAQR, encoded by the coding sequence ATGCAGCAAAAGCACGCTTCCTCGCATGGCGAGTACGATCAATGGGGGCCAGAAATTGTGCTCAAGGTCTATGACCCAGCCCTTCACATGACTGGGTTTTTGGTGGTTGACAATACCGTGTTGGGTCCAGGAAAGGGAGGCATTCGAATGACCCCCAATGTGACAGAAGAGGAAATCAGGAGGCTGGCCCGGGCCATGACCTTTAAGAACTCCTTGGCAGAGTTGCCTTTTGGTGGTGCAAAAGGAGGAATTGTGTGGCCAGGAGGTTCAGATAAGCTAAAAAAGCAGTACGTACAGTCGTTTGCAAGAGCAATTTCATTGCTGACTCCAAAAAAGTACGTTGCAGGACCCGACGTGAATACCGGAGATCAAGAAATGCAGTGGTTTGTGGAGGCAACAGGAAATTGGAGAAGTGCCACGGGCAAACCGGCATCTCTTTGCATGCTGGTATTTGGGGAAGGGGGATCGGTAGAACAATGTGGCATTCCCCATGAATTTGGCAGCACTGGGTTCGGGGTAGCTCACTCTGCCAAGATTGCTTCTGAGTTTTTGGGATTGGATATTCGCGGCCTCAAGGTTGCAATTCATGGCTTTGGAAACGTGGGAAGCTTTACCTATAGTGTGTTAACTGATATGGGTGCAAAGGTTGTTGCCATAGCCGACGCAAGGGGTGCGGTGCATGTTGAGAGTGGATTCAAAAAAACCCAGATGAGACCCTTAATACAGCACAAAGCTTCTATTATGGAGTACAAAGGAGGGGAAAAGATTTCCTCAGAGGAGTTCTGGGGCTTGCCAGTAGACATCCTGATTCCAGCTTCCGTGACCGACGTCATTCACAAGGGCAACAAAGATCAGATTAAAGCAAAGATCATTGTGGAGGGAGCCAACATTCCCATGCGAGAAAATGTTGAAGAAGAACTGCACAAAAGAGGTATTCTTATTGTCCCTGATATTGTCGCAAACGCAGGTGGAGTTATCAGCTCATATGCTGAGTTTCGCGGATACAACCCAAAGCGCATGTTTGATACCGTGGAGCGAAAGATAAAGGAAAGTACAAGAAAGGTACTTCAAAAGAGTTTGAGGACCAAAGAGAATCCGAGAACGGTTGCGCTTAAGCTGGCAGCAGCCAGAATTGATGAGGCGCAAAGATAA
- the zwf gene encoding glucose-6-phosphate dehydrogenase, which produces MNNKETLPTIFVILGATGDLMRRKLIPALFHLYKEGNLPKLFQVVGFSKDSLDKERFQQMVAEMTKAKVAAAAEEIASFSKFFVYQQGTFGEREGYKKLAEFLGMRDQEWQVCSNKLFYLAVPPEHYKTIFQNLHATGLTKPCSPEEGWTRVIVEKPFGKDLKTAQELDRMLGKLFKEEQIYRMDHYLGKETVQNILAFRFSNSFLEPAWNKDWVESVSIRLLEKEGIGERGIFYDGMGALRDVGQNHMLQLLALFLMESPASFQADAVRHARSQVFKALQVPMGKALLETTIRGQYKGYAQEKNVAKDSKTETYFRIVTSLSNARWKGVPIILESGKAMEKDLVEVQVVFRHPGFCLCPDKNEHYKNVLHYTIQPDEGVRLKFWVKKPGTKMQIEEKDFVFDYKEAFEGEEFQDAYERLLLSVIEGDQTLFVSTEEIMASWKFVDSILRGWEKANAPLVMYPQGAFVIET; this is translated from the coding sequence ATGAATAATAAAGAAACTCTCCCCACCATATTTGTTATCTTGGGCGCAACCGGAGATTTGATGCGCAGGAAACTCATCCCGGCGCTCTTTCATCTATACAAGGAAGGAAATCTTCCCAAGCTTTTTCAGGTGGTCGGTTTTTCCAAGGACAGCTTAGATAAGGAAAGATTCCAGCAGATGGTGGCAGAGATGACGAAAGCTAAGGTTGCGGCAGCCGCAGAAGAGATAGCTTCTTTTTCCAAATTCTTTGTATACCAGCAAGGAACCTTTGGGGAAAGAGAAGGATACAAGAAGTTAGCTGAGTTTCTTGGAATGAGAGACCAAGAGTGGCAGGTCTGCTCCAACAAACTCTTTTACCTGGCGGTCCCCCCAGAACACTACAAAACTATTTTCCAAAACCTTCATGCAACTGGACTTACGAAACCCTGCAGTCCAGAGGAGGGATGGACTCGTGTTATCGTTGAAAAACCCTTTGGCAAAGACTTAAAAACAGCACAAGAGTTAGACCGCATGCTGGGAAAGTTGTTTAAAGAAGAACAGATTTACCGCATGGACCATTACCTGGGAAAGGAAACCGTGCAGAACATCTTGGCGTTTCGTTTCTCCAATTCCTTCTTGGAGCCCGCCTGGAACAAGGATTGGGTGGAAAGCGTTTCCATACGGCTTCTGGAAAAAGAAGGAATCGGAGAGCGAGGCATCTTCTATGATGGTATGGGCGCATTGCGCGATGTTGGCCAAAACCACATGCTTCAGCTTCTGGCGCTTTTTCTCATGGAGAGCCCGGCATCCTTTCAAGCGGACGCTGTTCGGCATGCACGCTCGCAAGTATTCAAGGCGCTGCAAGTTCCTATGGGGAAAGCGCTGCTGGAAACGACGATACGGGGACAGTACAAAGGATATGCGCAAGAAAAAAACGTTGCAAAAGATTCAAAGACCGAGACCTACTTTCGCATTGTGACGTCTTTGAGCAATGCTCGATGGAAAGGCGTGCCCATTATCTTAGAAAGCGGCAAAGCAATGGAAAAAGACCTGGTGGAAGTGCAAGTAGTGTTCCGGCATCCGGGCTTCTGTCTATGTCCCGACAAGAACGAGCATTACAAGAATGTGCTGCATTACACGATACAGCCAGACGAGGGGGTGCGTCTGAAGTTCTGGGTGAAAAAACCTGGAACAAAGATGCAGATTGAAGAAAAGGACTTCGTGTTTGATTACAAAGAGGCCTTTGAGGGAGAAGAATTCCAAGATGCATATGAGCGGTTGCTCTTGAGTGTTATTGAGGGAGATCAGACCCTGTTTGTGAGTACCGAGGAGATTATGGCAAGCTGGAAGTTTGTCGATTCTATCTTGCGAGGTTGGGAGAAAGCAAACGCCCCTCTGGTAATGTATCCTCAAGGAGCTTTTGTTATAGAAACTTAG
- the gnd gene encoding decarboxylating 6-phosphogluconate dehydrogenase — protein MKKEIGFIGLGKMGMAMVQRLLRKRWRVVVYDINGRVLRVAVRKGAVAASSPKELAQKLSMPRTVFLMVPAGRPVDKALFGKQGLIGALKRGDVVIDGGNSFFKDSVRRAARLKKKGIHYLDTGISGGPVSVKQGKFAIMAGGEKRVYEKTKPLFRALSDTASGYMGKSGAGHFAKMVHNGIEYGMMQALAEGFFVLKKSPFRFRLEEVANIYSQNSIITSRLVSWLKEGFEEYGEDLKKASGSVAHTGEGEWTVKTAKELRVSVPIIKGAFDFRVRSAKNPSFTGKILSTLRAVFGGHKI, from the coding sequence ATGAAAAAAGAAATCGGATTTATAGGGTTAGGTAAGATGGGTATGGCAATGGTGCAAAGGCTTTTGAGAAAGAGATGGCGTGTTGTGGTGTATGATATTAATGGAAGAGTACTGAGAGTTGCAGTAAGAAAAGGCGCTGTGGCAGCTTCAAGCCCAAAGGAGTTAGCGCAAAAGCTCTCTATGCCGAGAACCGTGTTCTTGATGGTTCCGGCAGGTAGGCCCGTGGACAAGGCTTTGTTTGGAAAGCAAGGATTAATAGGCGCTCTCAAAAGAGGGGATGTGGTGATTGACGGAGGCAATTCTTTCTTTAAGGATTCTGTGAGAAGAGCTGCTCGATTGAAAAAGAAGGGGATTCACTACTTGGACACAGGGATTTCAGGGGGACCTGTATCAGTTAAACAGGGAAAGTTTGCCATTATGGCAGGTGGGGAAAAGAGGGTATATGAAAAGACCAAACCCTTGTTTCGCGCTCTTTCAGATACCGCCTCTGGTTACATGGGGAAATCCGGAGCAGGCCACTTTGCCAAGATGGTGCACAACGGCATTGAATACGGCATGATGCAGGCTCTGGCCGAGGGGTTTTTTGTATTGAAGAAATCTCCTTTCCGTTTTCGCTTAGAAGAAGTCGCTAACATATACAGCCAAAACAGCATCATTACTTCAAGATTGGTGAGCTGGTTGAAAGAGGGGTTCGAAGAATACGGGGAAGATTTAAAAAAGGCTTCCGGCAGTGTAGCCCATACTGGTGAGGGGGAGTGGACCGTGAAAACCGCAAAAGAGTTGAGGGTTTCAGTCCCCATTATTAAGGGAGCTTTTGATTTCAGGGTACGCTCTGCAAAGAATCCAAGCTTCACAGGAAAGATTCTTTCTACGTTGAGAGCGGTATTTGGTGGACACAAAATATGA
- a CDS encoding 6-phosphogluconolactonase, protein MMEITRTKNKEEAIKKASSRLNQILDAHSHVPTLFLSSGGSSSGLLERIVIFPPNFIVGMTDERFSEDPKVNNFAQLAETGFFEKAQDRGAYFIDTRVQRGEDLEVFAKRFEAALTNWKEEHPGGRIVITQGVGADGHTAGIMPYPKEKSRFQELFEGDALVRGYDAQKKNEYPLRATITLPFLRMVDHSVLYMVGKEKKEALKRALKVEGTLWETPARIIHEMKEVHIFTDIQIS, encoded by the coding sequence ATGATGGAGATTACGCGCACAAAGAATAAGGAAGAAGCTATAAAAAAAGCCTCATCGCGCTTGAACCAAATTTTGGACGCACATTCTCACGTGCCCACACTGTTTTTATCTTCTGGCGGTTCTTCCTCGGGACTATTAGAACGCATTGTCATTTTCCCGCCAAACTTTATAGTCGGAATGACTGACGAGCGGTTCTCAGAGGACCCCAAGGTGAATAACTTTGCCCAGTTGGCTGAAACTGGGTTTTTTGAGAAGGCCCAGGATCGTGGAGCATATTTTATTGATACAAGAGTGCAGCGGGGAGAAGACCTGGAGGTTTTTGCTAAGCGTTTTGAAGCAGCACTCACGAATTGGAAAGAAGAACACCCTGGAGGAAGAATTGTCATTACCCAGGGTGTGGGGGCTGACGGACATACTGCAGGCATCATGCCCTATCCCAAAGAGAAGAGCAGATTCCAGGAACTTTTTGAGGGTGATGCCTTGGTGCGGGGGTATGACGCACAAAAGAAGAACGAGTATCCTTTAAGAGCAACAATAACACTGCCTTTTTTGCGTATGGTAGACCATTCAGTACTGTACATGGTGGGCAAAGAGAAGAAAGAAGCACTCAAACGAGCGCTCAAGGTCGAAGGAACATTGTGGGAAACGCCAGCTCGCATTATTCATGAAATGAAAGAGGTTCATATATTCACCGATATTCAAATTTCCTAA
- a CDS encoding ROK family protein, whose product MYLLFDIGGTKCRYALSRDGETIEKSVVIPTPPSYEEILLKFKEIQESLPPGELQSIAAGLAGPLDSARSMLVNSPHTPALIGKPFKRDVENIFKVPVSLENDAVAAGVGEAVQGAGKGKSIVVYMTVSTGVGGARIIDGRVDRSAMGFEPGHQIIDQGKSLELEQLVSGSGVAARYGKDPRKIADKTIWDELARLLAVGLNNTILHWSPDIVVLGGSMILGDPAISLDMTRKYLKDILTIFPELPPVVKAELGDAAGLYGALELAKQHV is encoded by the coding sequence ATGTATTTATTGTTCGACATTGGAGGAACAAAGTGTCGCTACGCGCTTTCACGTGATGGTGAAACGATCGAGAAGTCCGTGGTTATCCCAACGCCCCCTTCGTATGAAGAGATACTTTTAAAGTTTAAAGAGATACAAGAGAGCCTGCCGCCTGGAGAACTGCAATCGATCGCAGCGGGATTGGCGGGTCCCCTGGATTCAGCGCGGAGCATGCTGGTGAACTCTCCGCATACGCCAGCCCTCATAGGAAAGCCGTTTAAACGAGACGTCGAGAATATATTCAAAGTTCCGGTCTCGCTTGAGAATGATGCTGTGGCGGCCGGTGTGGGGGAGGCTGTTCAAGGAGCAGGGAAGGGGAAATCTATTGTTGTGTATATGACCGTGAGTACGGGAGTTGGAGGAGCACGAATCATAGATGGAAGGGTTGATCGCAGTGCCATGGGTTTTGAGCCCGGGCACCAGATTATTGACCAGGGAAAAAGCCTAGAGCTAGAGCAGTTGGTTTCTGGGAGTGGAGTTGCAGCCCGCTACGGCAAAGACCCCAGAAAGATTGCAGACAAAACGATATGGGATGAGCTGGCGCGGCTGCTTGCGGTCGGGTTGAACAACACGATTCTTCATTGGTCCCCGGATATCGTTGTGCTTGGCGGCTCCATGATTCTCGGAGACCCTGCGATTTCTTTGGACATGACAAGGAAGTATCTGAAGGATATTCTAACCATATTCCCAGAACTTCCTCCTGTTGTGAAGGCAGAGCTTGGAGATGCGGCAGGGTTATATGGAGCCTTAGAACTGGCAAAGCAGCATGTATAA
- a CDS encoding glycoside hydrolase family 15 protein: MYKPIRDYAIIGNLRSAALVSKEGSVDWAPAPYLNSPSVFAALLDEQKGGSWSIAPTESYKVKQEYLGFTNILVTRFTTDNGVVEVVDYIPAQAGKAMEEREKAEVHRKITCTKGTCEVQVIFAPRFDYARGETTLSFTEHGLGVDHEGTRKGELISPGEYAIYGNVATGTLALKEGESAYLAFHYHETTKEDWADEHYEEELKETKKFWEDWVHRCDIKSCPLSGPWHDLVVRSSLVLKILFFEPPGSIAAAPTTSLPEAIGGVRNWDYRFSWIRDSSFTLQALFQMGYVREARAYVDWLLDECCSLRNFDPKDVQIMYGLQGEVNLREEILPHFEGYRGSKPVRIGNSAHLQKQWDIYGSMLDTVWRIHLMDESYKIEESTWNILRKFANYVVEIWRQPDEGLWEVRGGRQHFVYSKVMCWVALDRAIKIAREYGFEGEVEVWEKEKEAIFSAVMKQGWSEQKQSFVQSFGSQDLDASLLLMPVVGFINGKDKRMISTIKAIENELSVMNGLLLRYTAKDGLPGREGAFLPASFWLIDALIFAGEKSRARVYLASLTKLANHVGLYSEEINPKSLEFLGNFPQAYTHIGLINSAFYLYNIKDL; this comes from the coding sequence ATGTATAAACCCATTCGTGACTACGCCATTATTGGGAACCTGAGATCCGCAGCCCTGGTTTCAAAGGAAGGTTCGGTTGATTGGGCTCCGGCTCCCTACTTAAACTCACCCTCGGTGTTTGCTGCCTTGCTGGACGAGCAAAAAGGGGGAAGTTGGAGTATAGCTCCCACGGAATCCTATAAGGTAAAGCAAGAATACCTTGGTTTTACCAATATTCTTGTGACCCGCTTTACTACCGACAATGGGGTGGTGGAAGTTGTAGATTATATCCCAGCTCAAGCCGGAAAAGCCATGGAAGAGCGAGAAAAAGCAGAGGTTCATAGAAAGATTACATGCACAAAGGGAACCTGTGAAGTTCAGGTTATCTTTGCTCCACGCTTTGACTATGCCAGAGGAGAAACCACACTTTCTTTCACTGAGCATGGCCTTGGAGTAGACCATGAAGGCACAAGAAAGGGAGAGCTGATTTCTCCTGGCGAGTATGCAATTTACGGCAACGTTGCAACCGGCACCCTTGCTTTAAAAGAAGGAGAGTCAGCATATCTTGCTTTTCACTACCATGAGACAACAAAGGAAGACTGGGCAGATGAGCATTACGAAGAGGAGCTTAAAGAAACCAAAAAATTCTGGGAGGATTGGGTCCATCGCTGCGATATTAAAAGCTGCCCGCTTTCGGGTCCCTGGCATGATTTGGTGGTGAGGTCTTCTCTGGTCTTAAAGATTCTCTTTTTTGAACCGCCTGGCTCCATTGCGGCAGCTCCTACTACCTCTTTGCCAGAGGCCATTGGGGGAGTAAGGAATTGGGATTATCGGTTTTCCTGGATTCGAGACTCCTCTTTTACCTTGCAAGCGCTTTTTCAAATGGGATATGTGAGGGAAGCACGAGCGTATGTGGATTGGCTGTTGGATGAATGCTGCAGCTTGAGAAACTTTGACCCAAAGGATGTTCAAATTATGTACGGATTGCAGGGCGAGGTGAATCTAAGAGAGGAGATTCTCCCGCATTTTGAGGGATATAGAGGTTCAAAGCCCGTGCGCATTGGCAACTCGGCACATCTTCAAAAGCAGTGGGACATTTACGGTTCCATGTTAGACACAGTCTGGCGCATCCATTTAATGGATGAGAGCTACAAGATAGAAGAGAGCACCTGGAACATTCTTCGCAAGTTTGCAAACTATGTGGTGGAGATTTGGCGTCAGCCAGATGAGGGTCTCTGGGAAGTTCGCGGAGGAAGGCAGCACTTTGTGTATTCCAAGGTTATGTGCTGGGTTGCCTTGGACCGTGCAATAAAGATCGCAAGAGAATACGGCTTTGAGGGAGAGGTTGAAGTGTGGGAAAAGGAGAAGGAAGCCATTTTTTCTGCAGTCATGAAACAAGGATGGTCAGAACAAAAGCAGTCCTTTGTACAGAGTTTTGGTTCTCAGGATTTAGACGCCTCTTTGCTTTTAATGCCCGTAGTTGGATTTATCAACGGGAAAGACAAGAGAATGATTTCTACCATCAAAGCTATTGAGAACGAACTTTCCGTGATGAATGGGCTTCTCTTGCGCTATACCGCCAAAGACGGTCTGCCAGGTAGAGAAGGCGCTTTTCTGCCAGCTTCCTTTTGGTTGATTGATGCCTTAATTTTTGCTGGTGAAAAGTCGAGGGCGAGAGTATATCTTGCAAGTTTAACAAAACTGGCAAACCATGTGGGGCTGTATTCAGAAGAGATCAACCCCAAAAGTCTGGAATTCTTGGGAAACTTTCCCCAGGCCTATACCCACATTGGCTTGATTAACAGTGCCTTTTACTTGTATAATATAAAGGATCTATGA